CCGCTGAGGCGCTACGGCGAGCGGCGATCCTGTGCCGCGTGGTCAACCCACCCCGGCCCCAACCCCGGCGGTCTCCTCGACCTCCGCCAAGGCTGCCCGCGCGTCCATCCGAAACCGCGCATGCCCGACACCCACCACAACCGAGGCAATCACAGCGGCCACCCCGAGCCCCAGCCACAACCCCACTAGGAGTGCCGCTGACCCGGTCAGGGCGCCCAGCAAGATCAGTACGATCGCCAGCGCCCGGCGGACCCAGTGGACGCCGCTGCCGCCGGCCAGGCGGGAGTCGGCAGCGAGCCCGGTGATGGTGGACGTGACCACTACCGTGGTGATCTCTGCAACCTTGAGTTTCTTGGCCGTCGCGGCCTGAATCCCCATCACCAGGGCCATCGCCGAGGTAGTGGTGCTGCCCAGGGACTGTTCGGCATGCACCGGCGCCAGGGCCACAAAGACGGTCAACGCCCAGAGGCCCAACGCCACGGTCAGGAAGCTCGCGGAGGTCCGGGCGGACCAGCCCTCGCCGCCGCGACGCAGTACCCGTCCCGCCAAAGCGGCGCCCAACATAAAGAAGGCCAGCGCCAGAGCCGGCCGCAGGATCGGCAGGCCGGTGCCGCCCACCACGGCCATGCCCAGCAGCACCACGTTCCCGGTCATGTTGCCGGTAAACACGCGGTCCAGTCCCAGATAGCCCACGGCATCCACCACGCCGGTGGAAAACGTCAGCATCAGCATCAGGGCCAGATGCAGGCGGTCCGTGCGGACCAAAAATTTTTGGCGATTCACAGAAATATCTCCGATACATCCTTGAAACAAAAGTATACGAATGTAGTATCCATACACCGATTGTATTCAATACAGACGTCGTCTTCGACCCGATGATTTGGATCCGCATGTCACTCTTGTTCCGCACCACCGCCGCCCCGGTCAACGGCCGGCGCTACGCCCGGGCTGCCGCCCTGGTGGGAAGCATCGCCATCGTTGCCGTTGCTGCCACCGGCTGCCAGCCGATCCAAGCCCTGCCAGCAGCCGTCACTCGCACGGACGTAATGTCCGCGCCGATTGGAAACCAGAAAATCCAGGAGGGCGGGGCGCTGGTGATGGCGCTCTCCGCCGAACCGGACCGCCTGGACCCCACGACGTCGTCGTCCCTCTACACGCGCTACGTCATGCAGACGATGTGCCAGAAGCTCTACGACATCGACGACAAGGGCAAGATTGTCCCGCAGTTGGCCACCGCGCTGCCCGTGGTGAGTGCGGACGGCCTTGCCGTGACCATTCCGGTCCGGACCGGCGCCACTTTCGCCGACGGCACCCCGTTCAACGCCGACGCCGCCCGCCTGACGATCGAGCGTGGACTCACCCTGAAAGGCTCTGCGCGGAAGAGCGAATTGGGGCCGATCGCCAGCGTCCAGACGCTGAACGACACCACGCTGCGGATCAACTACAAGAAGCCCTTCGCGCCGATCACCGCAGCCCTTGCGGACCGTGCCGGCATGGTGCTCTCACCCAAGGCCGTGGCCGCCGCCGGCGCCGCCTTCGGTGACCACCCGGTCTGCGTGGGCCCTTTCAAGTTCGCTGGGCGCGTGCCGCAGACCTCCATCAAGGTCGAACGGGACCCGCTCTACTACGACGCCAAAAACGTCCATCTGGACACCATCACCTACCGGATCATGACGGACTCGAACATTCGGGCTGCCAACCTGCGCTCCGGCGCCGTCCAGGTGGCGGACTCCATCTCCCCGCAGGACGTGGACGCACTCTCCAAGGAGGCCGGCGTCGGCATCCTGCAGGTGGGGTCGCTGGGCTACCAGGGCCTGACGCTCAATCTCGGCAACACCGCCGGCGTCGGCAAACCGCCGGGGGAGATCAACACCCCCACGGCCAAGGACGCCAAGGTCCGCCAGGCCCTCTCAATGTCAGTGGACCGCGCGGCCTTGGTGAACACCGTCTTCAACAACTGGTACGAACCGGCCTGTTCGCCGATCGCGCCATCAAGCCCCTTCGCCTCGGACCTGAGCAGGGCCTGCCCGGAGTTCAATCCGACCAAGGCCAAAGCGCTGCTGCAGGAAGCGGGAGTGCAGACCCCATACCCGGTGGAGCTGCAGGTCAGCAATTCTCCTGACGCGCTGCGCTACGCCCAGGCACTGCAGGCTGCCGTGGCGGACGGCGGCTTTGCCCTGACCATCCGGCCCGTGGAGTACTCCACCCTGCTGGACGTTCAGACCCGCGGAAGCTTCGCCGCCCTCCAGCTTGGCTGGTCCGGTCGTGTGGACCCGCATGGCAACATGTTCAACTTCCTCGCCACCGGCGCAGGCAACAACTACTCCGGCTATAGCAACCCCCAGGTGGACAAGCTCCTCGCCCAAGCGTCCAGCGTGACCGACCAGGCCGCCCGGGCGCAGCTCTACGGCCAGGTGGTGAAGCAGGTCCAGGCTGACAATCCGGTGATCTACCTTTACCGCGTCCGCAGCCTCACGGCCTACAGCACCACGGTGGCCGGCATCGACACCTTTGCCGACGGCGTCGTCCACCTCAGCAACGCAGCCTTCGTGACGAAGAAGTAAGGACCCACCATGATCCGCTATCTCTCGACCCGACTCTGGCAGTCCCTTGTCACCCTGGTCCTGGCCTCCCTGGTCATCTTCATCGGGATCCGCCAACTCCCCGGCGACCCGGCGATCGCAATGGCCGGGGAGGAAGCCAGCCCCGAACAACTCAATGCCGTCCGGGCCCAGCTCGGGCTGGACCAGCCGCTCCCGGCGCAGTACCTCGCCTTTATCGGCCGGCTCTTGCAGGGCGACCTTGGGCGGTCCACCCGTACGGGCACCCCGGTCACGGACCTGGTAGGAACCACGCTTCCTGTCACCCTCTGGCTGGCCGCCTACGCGATCGTCCTCGCCGTCGTCGCCGGCATCCTCCTCGGGGTCGTCTCCGAGCGCTTCCGCGGCCGCTGGCCCGAGTGGGTCTCCAACGCAGTGGCCCTGGTGGGCCTCTCGGTGCCAAGCTTCTGGCTGGGCCTGCTCGCAATCCTCTATCTCGCCGTCAACCTCGGCTGGTTCCCCGCCTCCGGTTACGTCGACGTCGGGCAGGACCCCGTCCGGGGCCTGTACTACCTGACGCTGCCGGCCATCATCCTGGGCACCGCCCTGGCCGCGGTGATCCTCCGGCAGACCCGCGCGTCCATGATCGAAACCATGAGCACGGATTACGTCCGGACCGCCAATGCCAAGGGCCTCAGCTCCGGCCGTGTGTTGTTCCGGTACGGGCTGCGAAACTCCCTGATCGTTGTAGTCACGATCGTGGGCCTGCAACTCGGCGGCCTGATCTCCGGAGCCGTGGTCACCGAGCGGATCTTCGCCCTGCCCGGCTTCGGAAAGCTCACCCTCGACGCCGTCTTCACCCGCGACTATCCCGTTATCCAGGCCGTGGTGCTCATCATTACCGTGAGCTACATCGTGATCAACCTCGCGGTGGACATCCTGTACTCGGTCATCAATCCGAAAATCCGAGTAGGAGGCAACTAAATGGCCATCACCGAAATCCGCCCCGTAGCGCTGGACTCAGCAGGACTGGGCTCCTCCCGCGGACGTATCTGGAACTCCCTGCGCCGCAATCCGCTGGGCCTGGCCGGCGGCATCATGCTGGCCCTGGTGCTCCTCGTGGCGCTCTTCGCGCCGCTCATTGCGCCGTACGATCCCGCGCAGGTGCACTTCAACACCCCGTTCCAGAAGCCCGGCACCGTCGGCTTCCTGCTCGGCACCGACGACCTGGGCCGCGACATCTTCTCCCGCTTGGTCTTCGGCATCCGTGCCTCGCTGATCGTCGGTGTCCTCTCCGTGCTGCTCTCGGTTCTCGTCGGCGCGCCGCTGGGACTGCTGGCGGGCTACTGGAAATGGCTGGACGTCATCATTTCCCGGCTCACCGATGTCACCCTCGCCTTCCCGTTCCTGATCATTGCCGTGGGGCTGGTGGCCATCAGCGGACCCAGCCTGGGCAACGCCGCAATCGCCCTGGGCATCGCGCACATCCCCGCCATGATCCGGGTGGTCCGCGGTGAAACCCTGCGGATCAAGGAAAGCGACTTTGTGCTGGCCGCCAAAACCATGGACGCCTCCGGCGGCCGGATCATCTTCCGGCACGTCCTGCCCAACACCGCCTCGGCCCTGATCGTGCAGGCCACGGTGATCATGCCGGTCGCCGTGATCGGGGAGGCCCTGCTGTCCTTTTTGGGCCTGGGGATCCAGCCGCCTTCACCCAGCCTGGGCATCATGCTCTCCGATGCCCAGCAGTACATCTTCCGTTCGCCGACCGCGGCAATCATCCCGGGCATCGGTATCGCCGTCATCTGCCTGGCCTTCAATCTCTTCGGGGACGCCCTGCGCGACGCCCTGGACCCTGCAACCTCGAGCCGAAAGTAACCCGTGACCTACACACCCGCAGATTCCTTCACCACCCGCCCCACCCTGCAAGGCACCTTCGGTATGACCGCCTCCACCCATTGGCTCGCGACGGCGTCCGCGCAGGCCGTGCTGGAACGCGGCGGCAATGCGTTTGACGCTGCCGTCGCCGCCGCCTTTGTACTCCACGTCGTGGAGCCGCACCTGAACGGCCCGGGCGGTGACATGACCGGCGTCTTCGTCACCGCAGACGCTCCCTCCGACCCCGTTGTCCTGATGGGGCAGGGTCCGGCGCCCGCCGCAGCGACCCGCGAACACTACCTGGCCGAGGGCCTGGAACTCGTGCCCGGTGCCGGCGGCCTGGCCGCGGCCGTTCCCGCCGCCGTCGACGCCTGGCTCCTCCTGCTCCGGGACCACGGGACCTGGGAGCTCGCCGACGTACTGGCCTTCGCGATCGGCTACGCCCGGGACGGTCACCCGATTGTGGACCGGGTGGGAACCACCATCGCTTCCGTCAAGGACCTCTTCACGGAGCACTGGCCAACGTCGGCCGCCCTCTGGATGCCGGACGGCAAGATTCCGTCCGGCGGGGACATGGTGAAGAACGTCGCCTACGCCGATGTCCTGGACCGGCTGGTCGCGGCCGGAGCCGGCGATGCGGCCGAAGGGGCCGGATCGCGCGAGTCCCGGATCGACGCCGCCCGGCGCGAATGGAGCGAGGGCTTCGTGGCGAAGGCCGCCGTCGAATTCCTGGCCACCCCGCACCGCCACTCCTCCGGCACGGACCACGCCGCGGTCATCACCGAAGCGGACTTCGCGGCCTGCAGCGCCTCCTACGAATCGGCCGCCACACTTGAATTCCGCGGACACACGATCGCCAAGACCGGTCCCTGGGGCCAAGGCCCCGCCCTGCTGCAGACTCTGGCGATCCTGGACGGTTTCCCGGACGAATATCTGGATCCCTCCACCGCCCTCGGTGCCCACACCATCCTGGAAGCGCAAAAGCTCGCCATCGCCGACCGCGAGGCGTACTACGGCGACGCCGCCGTGCCGCTGGACTACCTGCTGAGCCCGGAGTACGCCGACCAGCGGCGCGAACTCATCACCGACCGGGCCTCGCATGAGTTCCGCCCGGGCACCGTTCCCGGCCACGAGCCGTTCCTCCCGCCGCTGCGCACCGAATACCTGCCGCCGTTGCACGCCGGCAAAGGCGAGCCCATGTTTGCCGGCGTCGGCGAACCCACCGTGATGCCGACCGGGGAAACCCGCGGCGACACGTGCCACATTGACGTGGTTGACCGCTGGGGCAACATGATCTCGGCGACCCCCTCGGGTGGATGGCTGCAGTCCTCGCCCACCATTCCCGCCTTGGGCTTCTGCCTGGGCTCCCGGCTGCAGATGACCTGGCTGGAAGACGGCGCCCCCTCTACGCTGGCCGCGGGCAAACGTCCGCGCACCACCCTGACCCCCACCCTGGTCCTCAAGGACGGCAAGCCGGTCACGGCGCTGGGCTCGCCGGGCGGCGACCAGCAGGACCAGTGGCAGCTCCTCTACCTGCTCCGGACCCTGGTGGGCGGGTACTCGCCGCAGGAAGCGGTGGATGCCCCCGCGTTGCACACCACCTCCATCCCGGGGTCTTTCTGGCCCCGGACCTGGACCCCGGGCGGCGCCGTGGTCGAGGACCGGCTGGGCGAAACCGTCATTGACGAGCTGGAGCGCCGCGGCCACGTTGTCACCCGCGCCGGAGACTGGGCCCTCGGCCGGCTCTCCTGCGTGGTCTCCGATCCCGAATCCGGCCTGTTGAAGGCCGCCGCCAACCCACGAGGAGCCCAGGGCTATGCAGCAGGACGTTAACACCAAGGACACAACCCTTCTCTCCGTTCGCAATCTCGAGGTCAGCTACGGCGGGGCCCCGGTGCTGGACAGCGTCAGCTTTGACCTCAAGAAGGGCGAACGTGTGGCGGTGGTCGGCCAGTCCGGCTCGGGCAAGTCCACCGTGATCGGCGCCATCCTGGGCCTGCTCCCGGGCACGGGCCGGATCTCCAACGGCTCCATCCTGCTCGACGGCACGGATCTGGCTGACCTGAACGGGAAGCAGATGCGCGCCATCCGCGGCACCCGGATCGGCTTGGTCCCGCAGGACCCGATGTCCAATCTAAACCCGTCCATGAAGGTCGGCGCGCAGATCGCGGACGCCCTGGTCAGCAACGGCCTGCGCGGCCGGGCCGCCGTGAAGAAGCGCGCCGTCGAACTGATGGCGGAAGCCGGGATCCCCGACGCCGGCCGCCGGTACGGGCAGTACCCGCACGAGTTCTCCGGCGGGATGCGCCAGCGGGTGCTGATCGCGATCGCCCTCGCCGGCGAACCGGACCTGCTGATCGCCGACGAACCGACCTCCGCGCTCGACGTCACCGTGCAGCGGCAGATCCTGAACCACCTGCAAACCCTCGTGGACGCCCGTGGCACCTCGTTGCTCTTCGTCACCCACGACCTGGGACTGGCCGCCGACCGCACGGACCGGATCATCGTGATGGCTGACGGCAGGATCGTCGAAACCGGCACACCGCAGGAAATCATGTTCGACCCGCAGGAGGAATACACCGCCCGTCTGGTCGCCGCGGCGCCGTCGGCCAGCCTGCTGCCCGGCGTCGGGGTGATGGCGGGGCCAGCCGCCGGGGCATCGCCGGTTCCGGTGCTGACGGTGCGGAACCTCTTCAAGGAGTTCAAACTGCGGGGCCAGCGCGGCGGGGTGGTCAAGGCCGTGGACGATGTCTCCTTCAGTGTCGAACGCGGCACCACCACCGCCATCGTCGGTGAATCGGGTTCGGGCAAAACCACGGTGGCCCGGATTGTCCTGGGCCTCGAAACCGCGTCCGGAGGAGAGGCCCTCATCAACGGCGGCAGCCTCGCCACCAGCAACGTCCGCGAGCGGCGCGCCCTGCGCCGGATCGTCCAGCCGGTTTTCCAGGACCCGTTCGGCTCCCTGGATCCGACCTACTCGATCGAGCGACTGATCGACGAACCGCTGCGGATCTTCGGCGTCGGGAATCCGCAGAGCCGGCGGCAGCGGGTGGGCGAGCTCCTGGACCAGGTGGCCCTTCCTCGCACTGTCGCCCAGCGCCGCCCGAATGAACTTTCCGGCGGGCAGCGCCAGCGCGTGGCGATCGCCCGGGCGCTCGCTTTGGAACCCGAGGTCCTCATTTGCGACGAGGCCGTCTCGGCGCTGGATGTGCTGGTCCAGGAACAGATCCTGGACCTGTTGGGAGACCTGCAGGATAGGCTGGGCCTGAGCTACCTCTTCATTACCCACGATCTGGCCGTGGTCCGCCAGATCGCACACAATGTGGTGGTCATGAAATCCGGAAAAGTGGTGGAATCGGGCAGCGTGGACCAGGTCTTCCTGGCTCCGTCCGCCGACTACACCCGAGAACTACTTGGAGCCATTCCTGGTGCAGCATTCGCTAGATAGCGCGGAAAACGCCCCCCGGCAGCGCGTCCAGGACGAGATCCGGCGGGACATCATTTTCGGTGTTCTCCCGGCGGGCAGCCGGATCACTGAGACGGCGTTGGCGCACAAGTACGGTATCTCCCGGGTACCGGTGCGGGAAGCGCTGCGGGCGCTGGAAGTTGAGGGCTTCGTTGAGTCGAAACCCTTCGCCGGGTCAACGGTCTCTGCCATCCCGGTCGATGACGCAGATGACCTCTTTGCCATCCGGGAAGCCTTGGAGGCGGCCACCGCACGGCGGGCCGCCCGCAACGCGGCGGCGCAGTTTGCCGCGGGCGGCCCCGACCCGGCCTGGTGGAAAACCCGCAAGGACCTTGCCGCCCTGTTGGAAGAGGGAGACCAGGCGATTGCCGACGGACGGATCGATTTGCTCCCAGAGCTCAATATCCGCTTCCATCTGGGCGTCGCGGAGCTGAGTCGAAGTGCTTCCCTGACGGCACTCCTGCGCCAGATCTCGGGGAAGATCGAATGGCTCTACGCTTCGGACGTCGATTCCCGGGGAAAGAGTTCCTGGAGCGAGCACCGCACCATCATGGCGGCCATTGACGCCGGGAACGCCCAGGCCGCGGAGCAAGGTATGGCCGCCCACGTGCATAGTTCGAGACTGGGCTATCTGAGCCGGTTCGCGCCGGAGGGCTCACCGGGGCCGGCGTCGTGAATGGCGCCCTTTATGACGCGTGGTAAACCGCCCGGCCATCCGTCCTGTAGAGTAGATCTTGTTGTTGTGTTTATGCAGTTCGTAGTTCAGGCAGTACGCACGGTCGAAAGTCCGTGTTCTTCTGAAGCAGCGGTTTTGAGCACCCCAAACAGGAGGACCCGAAAGTCGGGACAGTTCCTCCACCTTCACGAAGGACAAAAATAATGGCTACTGGTACCGTCAAATGGTTTAACGCTGAAAAGGGCTTCGGCTTCATTTCCCCCGATGACTCCTCGCAGGACGTTTTCGCGCACTACTCCGCGATCAACTCCTCCGGCTTCCGCTCCCTCGAAGAGAACCAGAAGGTCTCCTTCGAAACCGAGCAGGGCCCCAAGGGTCCTCAGGCCACCAACATCCAGGCTATCTAATTTCCTTAGATACCCGGAACCGTTAGGTTTCTAGCAGGGCCCGTCTCCGGACGGGCCCTGCTTTTGTTTAACCCGGGTGTGCTGGGCCGGCCCTCTGGACACCAACCCCGGCCGGGCGCATCCTGTTGCTGTCCGCGTTCGCCACCACGCGGAGCCCCAGGGATCGGCGAGGGAAGCGGGCACACACCATGAGCGAAACACCAGACGCCCGGCAACGGCTGTCCGCCCGGATCGACGAAAAGCAACGCGCCATCCGCGCCTACCTGGCCCGCGAACGACCCCGCCGGAACCGACTCTCCAACATCAGCATCATTGGCAGCGGCCTCGCCGCCGCGCTCACCGCCGGCCCCGCGGTGGGCGGCACCGGGTTCACCGACGCCGTCGCCGGCCTCTTCGCGCTCAGCGAGGACTCGATCGTCTGGCGGGTCCTCTGCCTGCTCGCCGTGATCCTCTCCGTCGCCGCGGCCCTCGCCACCAACTTCGCCACCTCCCGCGCCGTCGCGGACCGGGTCAGCGCCGCCGAAACCTCCAACGCCCAGCTGGAGGGCCTCGCCGTCTCCCTCGACATCGGAAACATCGACGTCGACGAAGCCGTCAAGCTCTACCAGCAGTACGCCGGCCAAGTCGCCTTCGTCGACGCCGCCTCCCTCTAAGCAGGGCACCGCCCGGATGCTCTGTCACTTATGGCTAGTTTGAGCCCGTCAGAACAGCCATACGTGATAGAGCAACCGCACAGCAACCGCCCGACGTCGGCGGCCGCCTCACCCAGGCGGCGGCCTCACCTCTCTTGCCGCTGCGCCAACCAGCCGGCCAGCACCGGGTTGTCGATCTCCCTGGCCAGCCACCGCGCGGATTCCGCCGCATCCGCATCACCCAGGGCCGCTCGGTGTGACTGGGCCCGTACCGCGAACTCGCGCATCCCGGACCGGCTGGCCAGCGTGCCCAGCCGGTCCGCGAACTCGGAGGCCCGCGGCGACCCGGCGGCGATCGCCACTTCCGCAGCGACGTCGAGCAGCCGGGCCGAGTACCAGAGGTACCAGGGGCTGGGTGCGAGGCCCCGGCCCACCCAGTGTTCGGCGGCGGCCAGGTCGCCGTGCGCCAGGAACAGCCGCGCCTCGGCCCCGGCCGCCAAGGCCATGTAGCAGTGGTCACCGGCCTGCTCGGCCATCACCCAGGCCCGGTCGATCAGTGCCGCGGCCTCCTGGAGCCGGCCGGCCGCCAGGTACGTCTCGCCGCGGAGCCCAGCCACGAACGGTTCGAACGCCGTCCAGTGCTCGGCCACCACCCCGGCCAGGGCCCGGTCCAGGCAAGCCGCTGCCGGGACCAGCTCGCCGCGGATCAAGTACACCCGGCCCAGCAACGCCTCGCCGAAGGCCTGCTGCCGGCGGTTCCCCGCTTCCGCGGCCAGCCGCACCGACTCGCCCAGCGCGGCCTCCGCGTCCCCGTACCGCGCCGTGTCCGAGGCGAGCATCCCCTGGATCGCCAGGATCCTCGACTGCTCGTCCGGGAACCCCTTGGCCGCCCGCATCGCCTTCGCCAGCCAGCCGGCGGCCCGGTCCGGGACGCCGCGCTGCACCGCCAGATAGCCCAGCTCCCGGTACGCGGCAGCAGCCGTGCGGGAGCCGCCGTCGGGCGCCTCCGCCGTCAGCGCGCGGTGCAGGAAGTCCGCCACCTCGGCGCCGCGGCCGCCCGCCTGATGGATCACCGCCCCCGCCAGCGTCACCAGCGCCTCCGCCAGCAGGTGCCGTTCACCCGCCCGCTGGGCCAGTTCGACGGCGAGGCGCAGCTGCGCGAGGCCGCGGTCCACCGCGCCGGCCGAGAGTGAGGCGGCGCCGGCGTCGAGGTAGGACCGCACGGTGGCCGCATTGGCAGGCGTACCGGAATCCGCGGTGGGACCGGCCTCGGAGAGCGCCCGGCGGACCTCCTCCGGCAGCGGCAGCCCGAGCTCCGCGCGGTACAGCTCCCCGAAGGCGGTCACCTGCTCACGGGCGCGACGCTGCTCACCGAGGGCCACGAGTGCTTTGACCAGCACGGCGGCGCAGTCGGCATTGAACGGATCCCGCCGCAGCGCCCGGGACGCCAGCGCGGCCGCGTCCGCCGGGACGACGGCTGCCAGGGCGGCAAGCGCCGCGTCATAGAGCAGCGACTGCACCGCGTTCTCCATCCGGTACCGCTGGTCCGCGAGCCAGGACTCGAACACCGGACTGTCGGCAAAGTTGAGGCCCTCCAACAGCTGGCCCTCGAAGCCGGCAGGATCCACGCCCCTGGGAGCCACGGAGCCCAGCTCCAGCACATCGCACCGCCAGCCCGGCCGCAGCTCCAGCCGGAGGGGGTCGCCCGCGATCGCCGCCCCGCCAAGCACCCGGCGCAGCTCGGACAGGTTCCAGCGCAGGGCGCCGAGGGGATCCGCGGCGTCTGGAAAAAGGAGCGCGGCGGTCCGGGACCGGCCGGCGCCCGCCGGGTTCAGGGCAAGGTACGCCAGCACCGCCCACGCCTTGCGGCCGCGGGGCTGCGGGGGAGCCGCGCCCGGGGGAGTGACGCCCCTCAGTAAGTCCGCGGGGGCTGCTGCGTCAGGGGGTTCGATCCGGGGCGGGCCGAGGAGCCGAATCCAGGTGTCGGCCATACGGGCAATTTTACCGCCGGAACGCCGCTCACACGCCTGCTCACACGGTGCCTGACGACACTGAAATCATCCACCCACCACCCACATCAGAGGTGCATCACCATGGAAGTAATCGCCGTCCTCCTCGCCGGATCCGCGCTGGTCGCAATCCCCGGCACCTTCGTCGCCATCCTGCGGGACGGCCACGGCCACACCCCCGAGGTCAGGTCCGCTGAACCGTGGAAAGCCGGCAACCTGCCCAGCGAACCGTACGCCTCGGCGAACCGAAGCTTCCCGCCCACCCTGTGGTTCCGGTAAGCGACTCAATCCACTGGCCCGGCGCTGTTCACGCCCCCGCCACCGCAGGTTTACGCGGGCAGTCAAGGATGAACACCATGACTGATATCACCCGCCGCAATGTCCTCAAAGGTGCCCTGGCCGCCGCCGGTGCCGCCGCCGTCGTCCCCGCAACGGCCGGAGCGGCCAGCGCCGCCCGGCCCGCCGGCGTCGCCCTGGTGCGCAACCGCCTGACCCTGCCGTCGGGCATTGCCACCGGCGATGTCACCACCGGCTCCGGCGTGCTGTGGTCCCGCGCGTCGGGCCCGGGCACCCTCGTGGCGAACCTGCTGGCCGTCGACGACGACGGGTCCCCGCTCCGCGGCGGCCGCGCCTTCCAGCGGGTGCTGCGCGGGAGCGCCGCGTCCGAGGCAACCGACTTCACCGCCAAGATCAACGCCGAGCACCTGCCCGCCGGCACCCACTTCGCGCTGAGCCTTCACTTCGAGGACGCCGACGGAAATGCCGGCGAGACCGCGCAGGGCTCGTTCAGCACCGCCCCGGAAACCGGGCAGCTCAGCAGCGGCCGCGCCGCCCGGGGCCAAAGCTTCGTCTGGAGCGGCGACACCGCCGGCCAGGGCTGGGGCATCAACGAGGAGATCGGCGGCATGCGCGGCTACGCGGCCATGCACGCCACGGCGCCGGACTTCTTCATCCACTCCGGCGACACGATCTACGCCGACGGACCCATCAGCGCCCAGGTAACCGAGCCGGACGGCCGCCTCTGGCGCAACCTCGTCACCGAGGAAGTCTCTAAGGTGGCCGAAACCCTCAACGAGTTCCGCGGCCGGCACCGCTACAACATGATGGACAAGAACATCCGCGCCCTGTACGCGCAAGTCCCGGTGATCGCGCAGTGGGACGACCACGAGACGCACAACAACTGGTACCCCGGCCAGATCCTCACGGACACCCGCTATACCGAACGCCGCGTGGACGTGCTCGCTGCCCGCGGCCGGCAGGCCTGGCAGGAGTACCAGCCCATCGCCGGCGTCAGCGCCGGCGGCACCGGCTTCGAGCCCGCCCGGATCTACCGCAAGATCAGCCGCGGACCGCAGCTGGACATCTTCTGCCTGGACATGCGCAGCTTCAAGGACCCCAATACCGACGGCAAGGAAACGCACCTGACCCACATCCTGGGCCAGGAGCAGGCCGACTGGCTGATCCGCGAGGTGAGCAAGTCCAAGGCCACGTGGAAGGTCATCGCCGCAGACTTGCCGCTGGGGCTGGTGGTCCCGGACGGCCCCGTCAACGAGGAATCGCTCTCCAACCGCGACGCCGGCGCCCCCCTGGGCAAGGAACTCGAGATCGCCGGGGTGCTCTCCGCGTTCAAGCGCAACCGGGTTAAGAACGTGGTCTGGCTGACCGCCGACGTGCACTACTGCGCCGCGCACCACTACTCCCCGGAGCGCGCCGCGTTCACCGACTTCGACCCGTTCTGGGAATTCGTGGCCGGGCCCATCAACGCCGGCAGCTTCGGCCCGAACGCCCTGGACGGGACATTCGGGCCGGAGGTGGCGTTCTTCAAGGCCGGCGCCTACGCCAACGAATCCCCGCGCAGCGGCAAGAGCCAGTTCTTCGGCCACGTGGACCTGGGCGCCGACGACGTCTTCACCGCCAGCCTGCGCGACGCCACCGGCACCGTGCTCTGGAGCAAGTCGCTGCAGCCGCAGCGGTAGGCCCTAGAGGAGGGCCGTTCCGATG
The nucleotide sequence above comes from Arthrobacter sp. KBS0702. Encoded proteins:
- a CDS encoding YoaK family protein, whose amino-acid sequence is MNRQKFLVRTDRLHLALMLMLTFSTGVVDAVGYLGLDRVFTGNMTGNVVLLGMAVVGGTGLPILRPALALAFFMLGAALAGRVLRRGGEGWSARTSASFLTVALGLWALTVFVALAPVHAEQSLGSTTTSAMALVMGIQAATAKKLKVAEITTVVVTSTITGLAADSRLAGGSGVHWVRRALAIVLILLGALTGSAALLVGLWLGLGVAAVIASVVVGVGHARFRMDARAALAEVEETAGVGAGVG
- a CDS encoding ABC transporter substrate-binding protein, whose product is MSLLFRTTAAPVNGRRYARAAALVGSIAIVAVAATGCQPIQALPAAVTRTDVMSAPIGNQKIQEGGALVMALSAEPDRLDPTTSSSLYTRYVMQTMCQKLYDIDDKGKIVPQLATALPVVSADGLAVTIPVRTGATFADGTPFNADAARLTIERGLTLKGSARKSELGPIASVQTLNDTTLRINYKKPFAPITAALADRAGMVLSPKAVAAAGAAFGDHPVCVGPFKFAGRVPQTSIKVERDPLYYDAKNVHLDTITYRIMTDSNIRAANLRSGAVQVADSISPQDVDALSKEAGVGILQVGSLGYQGLTLNLGNTAGVGKPPGEINTPTAKDAKVRQALSMSVDRAALVNTVFNNWYEPACSPIAPSSPFASDLSRACPEFNPTKAKALLQEAGVQTPYPVELQVSNSPDALRYAQALQAAVADGGFALTIRPVEYSTLLDVQTRGSFAALQLGWSGRVDPHGNMFNFLATGAGNNYSGYSNPQVDKLLAQASSVTDQAARAQLYGQVVKQVQADNPVIYLYRVRSLTAYSTTVAGIDTFADGVVHLSNAAFVTKK
- a CDS encoding ABC transporter permease; protein product: MIRYLSTRLWQSLVTLVLASLVIFIGIRQLPGDPAIAMAGEEASPEQLNAVRAQLGLDQPLPAQYLAFIGRLLQGDLGRSTRTGTPVTDLVGTTLPVTLWLAAYAIVLAVVAGILLGVVSERFRGRWPEWVSNAVALVGLSVPSFWLGLLAILYLAVNLGWFPASGYVDVGQDPVRGLYYLTLPAIILGTALAAVILRQTRASMIETMSTDYVRTANAKGLSSGRVLFRYGLRNSLIVVVTIVGLQLGGLISGAVVTERIFALPGFGKLTLDAVFTRDYPVIQAVVLIITVSYIVINLAVDILYSVINPKIRVGGN
- a CDS encoding ABC transporter permease, translated to MAITEIRPVALDSAGLGSSRGRIWNSLRRNPLGLAGGIMLALVLLVALFAPLIAPYDPAQVHFNTPFQKPGTVGFLLGTDDLGRDIFSRLVFGIRASLIVGVLSVLLSVLVGAPLGLLAGYWKWLDVIISRLTDVTLAFPFLIIAVGLVAISGPSLGNAAIALGIAHIPAMIRVVRGETLRIKESDFVLAAKTMDASGGRIIFRHVLPNTASALIVQATVIMPVAVIGEALLSFLGLGIQPPSPSLGIMLSDAQQYIFRSPTAAIIPGIGIAVICLAFNLFGDALRDALDPATSSRK
- a CDS encoding gamma-glutamyltransferase family protein; this encodes MTYTPADSFTTRPTLQGTFGMTASTHWLATASAQAVLERGGNAFDAAVAAAFVLHVVEPHLNGPGGDMTGVFVTADAPSDPVVLMGQGPAPAAATREHYLAEGLELVPGAGGLAAAVPAAVDAWLLLLRDHGTWELADVLAFAIGYARDGHPIVDRVGTTIASVKDLFTEHWPTSAALWMPDGKIPSGGDMVKNVAYADVLDRLVAAGAGDAAEGAGSRESRIDAARREWSEGFVAKAAVEFLATPHRHSSGTDHAAVITEADFAACSASYESAATLEFRGHTIAKTGPWGQGPALLQTLAILDGFPDEYLDPSTALGAHTILEAQKLAIADREAYYGDAAVPLDYLLSPEYADQRRELITDRASHEFRPGTVPGHEPFLPPLRTEYLPPLHAGKGEPMFAGVGEPTVMPTGETRGDTCHIDVVDRWGNMISATPSGGWLQSSPTIPALGFCLGSRLQMTWLEDGAPSTLAAGKRPRTTLTPTLVLKDGKPVTALGSPGGDQQDQWQLLYLLRTLVGGYSPQEAVDAPALHTTSIPGSFWPRTWTPGGAVVEDRLGETVIDELERRGHVVTRAGDWALGRLSCVVSDPESGLLKAAANPRGAQGYAAGR